Proteins found in one Saccharomyces cerevisiae S288C chromosome III, complete sequence genomic segment:
- the KRR1 gene encoding ribosome biosynthesis protein KRR1 (Nucleolar protein required for rRNA synthesis and ribosomal assembly; required for the synthesis of 18S rRNA and for the assembly of 40S ribosomal subunit; essential gene), producing MVSTHNRDKPWDTDDIDKWKIEEFKEEDNASGQPFAEESSFMTLFPKYRESYLKTIWNDVTRALDKHNIACVLDLVEGSMTVKTTRKTYDPAIILKARDLIKLLARSVPFPQAVKILQDDMACDVIKIGNFVTNKERFVKRRQRLVGPNGNTLKALELLTKCYILVQGNTVSAMGPFKGLKEVRRVVEDCMKNIHPIYHIKELMIKRELAKRPELANEDWSRFLPMFKKRNVARKKPKKIRNVEKKVYTPFPPAQLPRKVDLEIESGEYFLSKREKQMKKLNEQKEKQMEREIERQEERAKDFIAPEEEAYKPNQN from the coding sequence ATGGTGTCTACACATAACAGAGATAAACCTTGGGATACGGATGATATTGATAAATGGAAGATAGAGGAGTTTAAGGAAGAGGATAACGCATCCGGTCAACCTTTTGCTGAAGAGTCCAGTTTTATGACTTTGTTTCCTAAATACAGAGAAAGTTACTTGAAGACGATTTGGAATGATGTAACAAGGGCTCTAGACAAACACAACATAGCGTGTGTTCTAGATTTAGTCGAAGGTTCTATGACAGTAAAAACAACTAGAAAAACATACGATCCCGCTATCATTTTGAAAGCCAGAGATTTGATCAAATTATTGGCGAGATCCGTTCCTTTCCCGCAAGCCGTTAAGATCCTACAAGATGACATGGCATGCGACGTTATTAAAATTGGTAATTTCGTTACTAACAAAGAAAGGTTTGTCAAGAGAAGACAACGTCTTGTAGGCCCTAACGGTAATACTTTAAAGGCTTTGGAACTTCTAACTAAATGTTACATTCTAGTACAAGGTAACACAGTAAGTGCCATGGGTCCCTTCAAGGGCTTGAAGGAGGTCCGTCGAGTAGTAGAAGATtgtatgaaaaatattcacCCTATCTATCATATCAAGGaattaatgataaaaagAGAATTGGCAAAAAGGCCAGAGTTAGCCAATGAAGATTGGTCAAGATTCTTGCCCATGTTTAAGAAGAGGAATGTGGCCAGAAAGAAACCCAAGAAGATCAGAAACGTCGAAAAGAAGGTCTATACTCCATTTCCTCCTGCCCAATTGCCTAGAAAGGTTGATttggaaattgaaagtgGTGAGTATTTCTTAAGCAAGAGAGAAAagcaaatgaagaaattaaatgaGCAAAAGGAAAAGCAAATGGAAAGAGAAATCGAAAGGCAGGAAGAGAGAGCAAAAGATTTCATAGCTccggaagaagaagcatACAAGCCAAACCAAAATTAG
- the FYV5 gene encoding Fyv5p (De novo-originated gene from non-coding sequence; protein can suppress mating and promote vegetative growth; shortens lag phase by physically interacting with Snf1p; binds with Matalpha2p to promoters of haploid-specific genes; functions in mating and fermentation, mediates crosstalk between reproduction and vegetative growth; required for survival upon exposure to K1 killer toxin; involved in ion homeostasis), which yields MQYHSALYVYIYVTFTTIPYKEKPDIISICFSMLSFVFDFSVRICSRTLESFSWSLISSSAFKVVSAFSLAGSCVLASRSSVGIIVSLLLFNFSTCNFVLFLSAVLIDLFFCTFLPTPTFLPTPFFFMLHLPIFSLLNALELLYLIIAGLHI from the coding sequence atgcaGTACCATTCCGCtctatatgtatatatttacGTAACTTTCACCACTATTCCCTATAAGGAAAAGCCGGATATCATTTCGATCTGCTTCAGCATGCTGTcgtttgtttttgatttttctgtCCGAATTTGCTCTCGTACCTTGGAGTCCTTTTCCTGGTCCTTGATCAGCTCCTCGGCTTTCAAAGTAGTCTCAGCTTTCAGTTTAGCTGGCTCTTGTGTACTTGCCTCCCGCAGCAGCGTCGGTATCATTGTTTCACTACTTTTGTTTAACTTTTCCACTTGTAACTTTGTTCTCTTCCTTTCAGCGGTGCTGATCGacctctttttttgtacTTTCTTGCCAACACCAACATTCTTGCCCAcacctttctttttcatgCTACACTTGCCCATTTTTTCCTTGCTAAATGCCCTTGAGTTATTGTACCTTATTATAGCAGGCTTGCACATCTGA
- the ADF1 gene encoding Adf1p (Transcriptional repressor encoded by the FYV5 antisense strand; negatively regulates transcription of FYV5 by binding to the promoter on the sense strand): protein MGKCSMKKKGVGKNVGVGKKVQKKRSISTAERKRTKLQVEKLNKSSETMIPTLLREASTQEPAKLKAETTLKAEELIKDQEKDSKVREQIRTEKSKTNDSMLKQIEMISGFSL from the coding sequence ATGGGCAAGTGTAGcatgaaaaagaaaggtgTGGGCAAGAATGTTGGTGTTGGCAAGAAAgtacaaaaaaagaggtCGATCAGCACCGCTGAAAGGAAGAGAACAAAGTTACAAGTGGAAAAGTTAAACAAAAGTAGTGAAACAATGATACCGACGCTGCTGCGGGAGGCAAGTACACAAGAGCCAGCTAAACTGAAAGCTGAGACTACTTTGAAAGCCGAGGAGCTGATCAAGGACCAGGAAAAGGACTCCAAGGTACGAGAGCAAATTCGGacagaaaaatcaaaaacaaacgACAGCATGCTGAAGCAGATCGAAATGATATCCGGCTTTTCCTTATAG
- the MIC10 gene encoding Mic10p (Conserved component of the MICOS complex; MICOS (formerly MINOS or MitOS), a mitochondrial inner membrane (MIM) complex extends into the intermembrane space and has a role in the maintenance of crista junctions, MIM architecture, and formation of contact sites to the outer membrane; forms a subcomplex with Mic12p and Mic27p whose assembly and stability requires cardiolipin; homo-oligomers cause membrane bending; oligomerization state regulated by Mic26p and Mic27p; ortholog of human MINOS1) has product MSEQAQTQQPAKSTPSKDSNKNGSSVSTILDTKWDIVLSNMLVKTAMGFGVGVFTSVLFFKRRAFPVWLGIGFGVGRGYAEGDAIFRSSAGLRSSKV; this is encoded by the coding sequence ATGTCCGAACAAGCACAAACACAACAACCAGCGAAAAGCACTCCCTCCAAGGATTCTAACAAGAATGGCAGCTCCGTGTCCACGATCCTCGACACTAAGTGGGATATTGTCCTGTCCAACATGCTGGTCAAGACTGCCATGGGTTTTGGCGTGGGTGTGTTCACCTCAGTATTATTCTTCAAGCGCCGTGCATTTCCTGTATGGCTAGGCATTGGATTTGGTGTTGGAAGAGGCTACGCCGAGGGCGACGCCATCTTTAGATCCAGCGCTGGCCTCAGATCCTCGAAGGTTTAG
- the PRD1 gene encoding metalloendopeptidase (Zinc metalloendopeptidase; found in the cytoplasm and intermembrane space of mitochondria; with Cym1p, involved in degradation of mitochondrial proteins and of presequence peptides cleaved from imported proteins; protein abundance increases in response to DNA replication stress) codes for MRLLLCKNWFASPVISPLLYTRSLYSMANTTSFPIAPQAPPNWSFTPSDISGKTNEIINNSNNFYDSMSKVESPSVSNFVEPFMKFENELGPIINQLTFLQHVSSDKEIRDASVNSSMKLDELNIDLSLRHDIFLQFARVWQDVQSKADSVERETFKYVEKSYKDYIHSGLELDEGNRLKIKEIKKKISVNSINFSKNLGEQKEYITFTKEQLEGVPDSILTQFETIKSDKDSNETLYKVTFKYPDIFPVMKLASSAQTRKQAFLADQNKVPENEAILLDTLKLRDELASLLGYDTYANYNLYDKMAEDSTTVMNFLNDLKDKLIPLGRKELQVLQDMKAEDVKKLNQGADPNYYIWDHRYYDNKYLLENFNVDLEKISEYFPLEATITGMLEIYETLFNLKFIETKDSQNKSVWHDDVKQIAVWNMDDPKSPNFVGWIYFDLHPRDGKYGHAANFGLSSSFMIDDTTRSYPVTALVCNFSKSTKDKPSLLKHNEIVTFFHELGHGIHDLVGQNKESRFNGPGSVPWDFVEAPSQMLEFWTWNKNELINLSSHYKTGEKIPESLINSLIKTKHVNGALFTLRQLHFGLFDMKVHTCKDLQNLSICDTWNQLRQDISLISNGGTLSKGYDSFGHIMSDSYSAGYYGYLWAEVFATDMYHTKFAKDPLNAKNGIQYRDIVLARGGLYDINDNLKEFLGREPSKDAFLKELGLQN; via the coding sequence ATGCGATTGTTGCTGTGCAAGAATTGGTTTGCGTCACCTGTAATCTCACCACTACTGTATACCCGCTCCTTATATTCAATGGCTAACACTACTAGTTTCCCTATTGCTCCCCAGGCCCCGCCTAATTGGTCGTTCACTCCCAGCGATATTAGTGGGAAAACCAACGAAATcatcaacaacagcaacaattTCTATGATTCTATGAGTAAGGTAGAGAGCCCTTCCGTGAGTAATTTTGTGGAGCCTTTCATGaagtttgaaaatgaattgGGCCCAATAATTAACCAATTAACTTTCTTACAGCATGTGTCGTctgataaagaaattaggGACGCATCTGTGAACTCCTCAATGAAACTGGATGAGTTGAACATCGATCTATCTCTGCGTCACGACATCTTTTTGCAATTCGCCCGCGTCTGGCAGGATGTTCAATCGAAGGCAGATTCTGTGGAAAGAGAAACTTTCAAATACGTTGAGAAGTCTTACAAGGACTACATTCATTCTGGTTTGGAACTTGACGAGGGAAACCGattgaaaatcaaagagatcaaaaagaagatcTCCGTTAACTCTATTAATTTTTCGAAGAATCTGGGAGAACAAAAGGAATACATCACTTTCACCAAAGAACAATTGGAAGGTGTGCCGGATTCTATTTTGACGCAGTTCGAGACAATAAAATCTGACAAAGATAGCAATGAAACCTTGTATAAAGTCACCTTCAAATATCCGGACATTTTTCCCGTGATGAAATTGGCATCCTCAGCTCAGACTAGAAAGCAGGCCTTTTTGGCCGACCAAAATAAGGTCCCTGAAAATGAAGCTATACTGTTGGATACATTGAAGCTGCGTGACGAATTGGCCTCGTTATTGGGCTATGACACGTATGCGAACTACAACCTGTATGATAAAATGGCTGAAGATAGCACTACGGTaatgaactttttgaatgatttgAAGGACAAGCTAATTCCGCTGGGCAGAAAGGAACTACAGGTCTTGCAAGATATGAAAGCCGAAGATGTTAAGAAACTTAACCAGGGTGCAGATCCAAACTACTACATTTGGGACCACCGTTACTACGAtaacaaatatttgttaGAAAACTTCAATGTGGACCTAGAAAAGATTTCTGAATATTTTCCACTAGAGGCTACGATTACTGGTATGCTGGAAATATACGAAACATTGTTTAATTTGAAGTTTATCGAGACGAAAGATTCTCAAAACAAATCTGTTTGGCATGACGACGTCAAACAAATCGCCGTTTGGAATATGGATGATCCAAAGTCTCCAAACTTTGTTGGTTGGATTTATTTCGATTTACATCCTCGTGATGGTAAATATGGCCACGCTGCCAATTTTGGTTTATCGTCATCATTCATGATTGATGACACCACAAGATCGTATCCGGTTACTGCGTTGGTTTGCAATTTCTCCAAATCTACGAAGGATAAACCTTCTCTACTGAAGCATAACGAAATAGTGACCTTTTTCCATGAATTGGGCCATGGTATCCATGACCTGGTGGGACAAAACAAGGAATCGAGGTTTAATGGCCCCGGATCTGTTCCATGGGATTTTGTGGAGGCACCTTCCCAAATGTTAGAATTTTGGACTTGGAATAAGAATGAATTAATCAACCTCTCATCACATTACAAAACGGGCGAAAAAATTCCAGAATCTTTGATCAATTCATTGATCAAAACTAAACACGTAAATGGTGCTTTATTCACTCTAAGACAATTACATTTTGGGTTATTTGATATGAAAGTACATACTTGTAAAGACTTGCAAAACCTGTCAATTTGCGATACCTGGAACCAATTGAGACAGgatatttctttgatttctaatGGTGGTACGTTATCCAAGGGTTATGATTCATTTGGCCATATAATGTCAGACTCTTACTCTGCCGGTTATTACGGTTATCTATGGGCGGAAGTCTTTGCAACTGATATGTATCACACCAAATTCGCTAAGGATCCGTTAAATGCCAAGAATGGGATACAATACCGTGATATTGTGTTGGCTCGTGGTGGCCTTTATGATATTAATGATAATctgaaagaatttttgggTAGGGAACCTTCTAAGGATGCTTTCTTGAAGGAGCTGGGCTTACAGAACTAA
- the PEX34 gene encoding Pex34p (Protein that regulates peroxisome populations; interacts with Pex11p, Pex25p, and Pex27p to control both constitutive peroxisome division and peroxisome morphology and abundance during peroxisome proliferation; mediates contacts between mitochondria and peroxisomes that stimulate transport of citrate, converted from acetyl-CoA, from peroxisomes to mitochondria; peroxisomal integral membrane protein that is enriched at peroxisomal-mitochondrial (PerMit) contact sites) — MVSKKNTAEISAKDIWENIWSGVSSLLDFFAVLENLGVVNDKLYVSGLLRKVWLCYSCISVIKCVWKLIKLCKVKFKIDQRLDGEGNGLVKDKLINFKKKYNEHIRHITAALLQDLSYLMVLIYPGTRLFKRLSNIITLCRIIV; from the coding sequence atggtttcgaagaaaaatacgGCTGAAATCAGTGCAAAAGATATATGGGAGAATATATGGAGTGGTGTAAGTTCGCTGCTTGATTTCTTCGCAGTATTGGAAAACCTAGGCGTGGTCAACGATAAGTTATATGTAAGTGGGCTATTACGGAAAGTTTGGCTGTGTTACTCGTGCATTTCAGTGATAAAATGTGTATGgaaattaataaaattatGCAAGGTGAAATTTAAAATCGATCAACGATTGGATGGGGAGGGAAATGGTCTAGTAAAGGATAAGTTGATAaacttcaagaaaaaatataacGAACATATCAGACATATTACTGCTGCTTTACTCCAAGATTTGAGCTATTTAATGGTTTTAATCTATCCAGGGACGAGGTTATTTAAAAGATTATCTAACATAATAACACTTTGTAGAATAATTGTATAA
- the KAR4 gene encoding Kar4p (Transcription factor required for the mating response; subunit of the mRNA m6A methyltransferase (MIS) complex, regulating meiosis at multiple steps, early prior to pre-meiotic S phase and late during the completion of meiosis and sporulation; exists in two forms, a slower-migrating form abundant during vegetative growth and a faster-migrating pheromone-induced form; null mutant exhibits abnormal lipid metabolic phenotype; homologous to human METTL14, a subunit of a m6A methyltransferase complex): MAFQDPTYDQNKSRHINNSHLQGPNQETIEMKSKHVSFKPSRDFHTNDYSNNYIHGKSLPQQHVTNIENRVDGYPKLQKLFQAKAKQINQFATTPFGCKIGIDSIVPTLNHWIQNENLTFDVVMIGCLTENQFIYPILTQLPLDRLISKPGFLFIWANSQKINELTKLLNNEIWAKKFRRSEELVFVPIDKKSPFYPGLDQDDETLMEKMQWHCWMCITGTVRRSTDGHLIHCNVDTDLSIETKDTTNGAVPSHLYRIAENFSTATRRLHIIPARTGYETPVKVRPGWVIVSPDVMLDNFSPKRYKEEIANLGSNIPLKNEIELLRPRSPVQKAQ; the protein is encoded by the coding sequence ATGGCATTCCAAGATCCAACTTACGACCAGAATAAAAGCAGACACATCAACAACAGTCACTTGCAAGGGCCAAACCAGGAAACAATAGAAATGAAATCTAAACACGTATCATTCAAACCCTCTAGAGACTTCCATACAAACGATTACTCGAATAACTACATTCATGGGAAGTCGCTACCGCAACAGCATGTTACTAATATTGAGAATAGGGTTGATGGCTATCCAAAACTTCAGAAATTATTTCAGGCGAAAGCTaaacaaataaatcaaTTTGCCACTACGCCATTTGGGTGTAAAATCGGaatagattccattgttcCAACGTTGAATCACTGGATACAGAACGAAAATTTGACTTTCGACGTGGTGATGATTGGCTGCTTAACAGAAAATCAGTTTATTTACCCAATTTTAACCCAATTGCCATTGGATAGATTGATCTCCAAACCAGGTTTCCTGTTCATCTGGGCCAATTCtcaaaaaatcaatgaaCTTACTAAACTTTTGAATAATGAAATATGGGCTAAAAAGTTTAGAAGAAGTGAAGAATTGGTTTTTGTTCCTATTGACAAGAAATCACCGTTTTATCCAGGTTTAGATCAGGACGATGAAACGttgatggaaaaaatgcaatGGCACTGTTGGATGTGTATCACAGGTACAGTAAGGAGGTCTACAGATGGACATCTTATTCATTGTAACGTAGACACTGACTTGAGTATCGAAACGAAGGACACCACTAATGGTGCTGTACCATCCCATTTGTATCGTATTGCAGAAAACTTCTCTACCGCGACTAGACGATTACATATTATTCCTGCAAGGACTGGTTACGAGACACCCGTCAAAGTAAGACCTGGCTGGGTTATAGTGAGCCCAGATGTTATGTTGGATAACTTCTCACCCAAGAGATATAAAGAAGAGATAGCTAATTTAGGTTCGAATATCCCATTAAAAAATGAGATTGAGCTGTTAAGACCAAGAAGTCCAGTACAAAAAGCACAATAA
- the RDT1 gene encoding Rdt1p (Small gene in chromosome III recombination enhancer; activated during mating-type switching; bound by condensin complex, deletion drastically changes chromosome III structure, alters donor preference; promoter functions as locus control region (LCR) that regulates both transcription and long-range chromatin interactions) — MIRQKIFVFIVKSRRNSICPAIRRKEDY; from the coding sequence ATGATACGACAGAagatttttgtttttatagTTAAgtcaagaagaaattctATTTGTCCAGCAATCCGGCGCAAAGAAGACTACTAA
- the SPB1 gene encoding 27S pre-rRNA (guanosine2922-2'-O)-methyltransferase (AdoMet-dependent methyltransferase; involved in rRNA processing and 60S ribosomal subunit maturation; methylates G2922 in the tRNA docking site of the large subunit rRNA and in the absence of snR52, U2921; suppressor of PAB1 mutants), which translates to MGKTQKKNSKGRLDRYYYLAKEKGYRARSSFKIIQINEKYGHFLEKSKVVIDLCAAPGSWCQVASKLCPVNSLIIGVDIVPMKPMPNVITFQSDITTEDCRSKLRGYMKTWKADTVLHDGAPNVGLGWVQDAFTQSQLTLQALKLAVENLVVNGTFVTKIFRSKDYNKLIWVFQQLFEKVEATKPPASRNVSAEIFVVCKGFKAPKRLDPRLLDPKEVFEELPDGQQNMESKIYNPEKKVRKRQGYEEGDNLLYHETSILDFVRTEDPISMLGEMNKFTIDENDHEWKILKKLKQTTDEFRSCIEDLKVLGKKDFKMILRWRKIAREILGIEVKDDAKTEIEVVPLTEEEQIEKDLQGLQEKQRLNVKRERRRKNEMKQKELQRMQMNMITPTDIGIEAASLGKESLFNLKTAEKTGILNDLAKGKKRMIFTDDELAKDNDIYIDENIMIKDKDSAADADDLESELNAMYSDYKTRRSERDAKFRAKQARGGDNEEEWTGFNEGSLEKKEEEGKDYIEDNDDEGVEGDSDDDEAITNLISKLKGQEGDHKLSSKARMIFNDPIFNNVEPDLPVNTVNDGIMSSESVGDISKLNKKRKHEEMHQKQDEADSSDESSSDDSDFEIVANDNASEEFDSDYDSEEEKNQTKKEKHSRDIDIATVEAMTLAHQLALGQKNKHDLVDEGFNRYTFRDTENLPDWFLEDEKEHSKINKPITKEAAMAIKEKIKAMNARPIKKVAEAKARKRMRAVARLEKIKKKAGLINDDSDKTEKDKAEEISRLMRKVTKKPKTKPKVTLVVASGRNKGLAGRPKGVKGKYKMVDGVMKNEQRALRRIAKKHHKKK; encoded by the coding sequence ATGGGTAAGacacaaaagaagaatagTAAGGGACGTTTAGATAGATACTATTATCTAGCAAAGGAGAAAGGTTATCGTGCTCGTTCATCCTTTAAGATTATTCAGATTAATGAAAAGTATGGCCACTTCTTAGAAAAATCGAAGGTTGTTATTGATCTGTGTGCTGCTCCTGGTTCATGGTGTCAAGTTGCATCCAAACTCTGTCCTGTCAACTCCTTAATTATTGGTGTTGATATTGTTCCAATGAAGCCGATGCCCAATGTTATAACTTTTCAAAGTGATATTACAACAGAAGATTGTAGATCAAAATTGAGGGGTTATATGAAGACTTGGAAAGCTGATACAGTGTTGCATGATGGTGCTCCTAATGTTGGTTTGGGTTGGGTTCAGGATGCTTTCACCCAATCTCAATTAACCTTACAAGCTTTGAAGTTGGCCGTCGAAAATTTGGTGGTGAACGGTACTTTTGTTactaaaattttcagaTCCAAGGATTATAATAAATTGATTTGGGTTTTCCAACAATTGTTTGAGAAAGTTGAAGCCACAAAACCACCCGCATCAAGAAATGTTTCTGCAGAAATTTTTGTAGTGTGTAAAGGTTTCAAGGCACCAAAGAGGCTGGACCCAAGATTACTGGATCCAAAAgaagtttttgaagaattgcCAGATGGGCAACAGAATATGGAGTCCAAGATTTATAATCccgaaaaaaaagttagaaaaagacaagGTTATGAGGAAGGTGATAATTTACTGTATCATGAAACCTCAATTTTGGATTTTGTCAGGACGGAAGACCCAATAAGCATGCTTGGAGAAATGAATAAGTTTACAATTGATGAGAATGACCATGAATGGAAGatcttgaagaaattgaaacaaaCCACAGACGAGTTCCGTTCCTGTATTGAAGATTTAAAAGTCTTGGGTAAAAAGGATTTTAAAATGATCCTAAGATGGAGAAAGATTGCAAGGGAAATCTTGGGCATCGAAGTTAAGGACGACGCTAAAACAGAAATTGAAGTAGTACCGTTAACAGAAGAGGagcaaattgaaaaagatttgCAAGGTTTACAGGAGAAGCAGCGTCTAAATGTCAAGCGcgaaagaagaaggaagaacGAAATGAAGCAAAAGGAACTACAGAGAATGCAAATGAACATGATAACCCCCACTGATATTGGTATTGAAGCCGCAAGTTTGGGTAAAGAATCGTTgtttaatttgaaaactgcAGAAAAGACTGGTATCTTGAACGACTTGGCGAAGggtaagaaaagaatgatTTTTACAGACGATGAATTAGCCAAAGATAATGATATTTACATTGATGAAAACATCATGATCAAAGATAAGGATTCTGCCGCTGATGCGGACGATTTAGAAAGCGAGTTGAATGCCATGTATAGTGATTATAAAACTAGAAGGTCGGAAAGGGATGCCAAGTTTAGAGCTAAGCAAGCACGTGGTGGCGATAATGAGGAAGAATGGACCGGTTTTAATGAGGGAAGtctagaaaagaaagaagaggaaggtAAAGATTATATCGAAGACAATGACGATGAAGGTGTCGAAGGAGACTccgatgatgatgaagcCATCACCAATTTGATTAGCAAATTGAAGGGACAAGAAGGTGATCACAAATTGAGTAGTAAGGCACGTATGATTTTCAATGATCCGATATTTAATAACGTTGAACCTGATTTGCCAGTAAATACCGTCAATGATGGCATAATGAGTTCCGAGTCTGTTGGTGATATTTCTAAAttaaataagaaaagaaaacatgaAGAAATGCACCAGAAACAAGATGAAGCAGATTCTTCGGATGAGAGTTCAAGTGATGACTCCGATTTCGAAATTGTGGCCAACGATAATGCATCAGAAGAATTCGATTCTGATTATGATtcagaggaagaaaaaaatcaaacaaagaaagaaaagcatTCCAGAGACATTGATATTGCTACTGTTGAAGCCATGACTTTGGCACATCAGTTAGCATTGGGTCAGAAAAACAAGCATGATCTTGTTGATGAAGGTTTCAATAGATACACCTTCCGTGACACCGAAAATTTGCCAGATTGGTTtttagaagatgaaaaggaacATTCAAAGATAAATAAGCCGATTACTAAGGAGGCAGCGATGgcaattaaagaaaaaataaaggcaATGAACGCCCGTCCTATTAAGAAGGTTGCTGAAGCTAAGGCAAGAAAGAGGATGCGTGCCGTAGCTCGGTTAGAAAAGATCAAGAAGAAGGCGGGCTTGATTAACGATGATTCAGACAAGACAGAGAAGGACAAGgctgaagaaatttctaGATTGATGCGTAAGGTTACCAAAAAACCAAAGACCAAGCCAAAGGTTACTTTGGTTGTTGCCTCAGGTAGGAACAAAGGTTTGGCAGGTAGACCAAAGGGCGTTAAGGGTAAGTATAAGATGGTTGATGGTGTCATGAAGAATGAACAAAGAGCCCTAAGACGTATCGCAAAGAAGCAtcacaagaaaaagtaG